The DNA sequence GAAATTAATTTGAAACATCAGATGTTTGAAACACTAAACGAAGTAATAAGTTGTGTATTGAGATAGTGAGCAGAGTTTAAAAGTAATCAATAGTGACCTCTAAAATGATTATTTTTCTATGGATTTCTTAGTTACTGATATTGTAACAGGAGAGACTTAACATCTTTTTTTGATAATATGAAAGGAAGGTGGTACTTATCTAGTAACAGTCAATACTATAAAACCCAAACTAGGATTAGTTTTCTTTTATAATTTAAGAAAGTGTAAACAATTATTATAGCGATCAACTATATATCTTATAGTAAATAGACTAATATATTTATGTGTTTAGTTTGAGCAGAGGGAATTTCTATTTTAATGGCCGTATAAAAACGTGTTTGACGTTCAACAAAGGTAGGTAAACAACTGTTAATTTTACTACGACTCGAAATAGTGGTATCTACTGCTCCTCAAAGGAAAATACCTTGTTGTTACCAACAGAGATGAGAATCCTACTCCCCGTTCCCTACCAGTGGAGGATTTATTCATCTTCTATGAAGGGGGGAGCACATGTCCAAACGTTTCACGTCTTTTTACTTCTTTTGGACGTTGATGAATCGAGGTTCGAATATGTTAACATGGGAATAACTCATGGATAGATATCCTTTTTAAGAATTTGGTGTGGTAACTTCATTCTACAACCATGAGCTTTTTTTATATGTCATACTTAATATTATAATTTGTGTTATATAAAAATGAATCATTCGAATACATATAGCAACAAAAGGCAAAGAAACTATTTATTATAATTAATTTCAAAAAAAACAAGAAAGTGTTGACAGGTTTCGACAGCGGTGATATTATATAGAAGTCGAAAGACAGAGGAATTAATCAAATTGAGGTTTTATTCTATATTTCAAAAAGGGTGTTGACAAAAAACAGCACCGATGATAAACTTAGAAAGTCGAAAAAAGGTCCAGTGGTGTAGCGGTTAACATGCCTGCCTGTCACGCAGGAGATCGCGGGTTCGATTCCCGTCTGGACCGCCATTTTTAATGGCCCGTTGGTGAAGCGGTTTAACACACATGCCTTTCACGCATGCATACACGGGTTCGAATCCCGTACGGGTCACCATTACTAAAAAAGTTTAAAAAGTGTTTGACAGAAAGAGACAGACATGATAAACTAATAAAGTCGCCAAAACAAGGTGACACGAAGTTCTTTGAAAACTAAACAGAACGTCAACAAACATTTATTTAAGAATTAAGTTTCTTAAGGAAGCTTAGGATAAAAACAAACATTTAATTATGGAGAGTTTGATCCTGGCTCAGGATGAACGCTGGCGGCGTGCCTAATACATGCAAGTCGAGCGAACCACTTCGGTGGTGAGCGGCGAACGGGTGAGTAACACGTAGGTGATCTGCCCATCAGACGGGGACAACGATTGGAAACGATCGCTAATACCGGATAGGACGAAAGTTTAAAGGTGCTTCTGGCACCGCTGATGGATGAGCCTGCGGCGCATTAGCTAGTTGGTAGGGTAAAGGCCTACCAAGGCGACGATGCGTAGCCGACCTGAGAGGGTGAACGGCCACACTGGGACTGAGACACGGCCCAGACTCCTACGGGAGGCAGCAGTAGGGAATCTTCGGCAATGGGCGAAAGCCTGACCGAGCAACGCCGCGTGAATGATGAAGGCCTTCGGGTTGTAAAATTCTGTTATAAGGGAAGAACGACTTTAGTAGGAAATGGCTAGAGTGTGACGGTACCTTATGAGAAAGCCACGGCTAACTACGTGCCAGCAGCCGCGGTAATACGTAGGTGGCGAGCGTTATCCGGAATTATTGGGCGTAAAGAGCGCGCAGGTGGTTGATTAAGTCTGATGTGAAAGCCCACGGCTTAACCGTGGAGGGTCATTGGAAACTGGTCGACTTGAGTGCAGAAGAGGGAAGTGGAATTCCATGTGTAGCGGTGAAATGCGTAGAGATATGGAGGAACACCAGTGGCGAAGGCGGCTTCCTGGTCTGTAACTGACACTGAGGCGCGAAAGCGTGGGGAGCAAACAGGATTAGATACCCTGGTAGTCCACGCCGTAAACGATGAGTGCTAAGTGTTGGGGGTCGAACCTCAGTGCTGAAGTTAACGCATTAAGCACTCCGCCTGGGGAGTACGGTCGCAAGACTGAAACTCAAAGGAATTGACGGGGACCCGCACAAGCGGTGGAGCATGTGGTTTAATTCGAAGCAACGCGAAGAACCTTACCAGGTCTTGACATACCATTGACCGTTCTAGAGATAGGATTTTCCCTTCGGGGACAATGGATACAGGTGGTGCATGGTTGTCGTCAGCTCGTGTCGTGAGATGTTGGGTTAAGTCCCGCAACGAGCGCAACCCCTGTCGTTAGTTGCCAGCATTCAGTTGGGGACTCTAACGAGACTGCCAGTGACAAACTGGAGGAAGGTGGGGATGACGTCAAATCATCATGCCCCTTATGACCTGGGCTACACACGTGCTACAATGGTTGGTACAAAGAGAAGCGAAGCGGTGACGTGGAGCAAACCTCATAAAGCCAATCTCAGTTCGGATTGTAGGCTGCAACTCGCCTACATGAAGTTGGAATCGCTAGTAATCGCGAATCAGAATGTCGCGGTGAATACGTTCCCGGGTCTTGTACACACCGCCCGTCACACCACGAGAGTTTACAACACCCGAAGTCAGTGGCCTAACCGCAAGGAGGGAGCTGCCTAAGGTGGGGTAGATGATTGGGGTGAAGTCGTAACAAGGTATCCCTACCGGAAGGTGGGGATGGATCACCTCCTTTCTATGGAGAAAGAGACGTTCTGTTTAGTTTTGGAAGAATTTCTTCCAAAGTTGATCTTTGAAAACTAGATATCTTCATTCAGAAGAAACAAACAATAGATTTGATTTAGGTTAAGTGAATAAGGGCGCACGGAGGATGCCTTGGCACTAGGAGTCGAAGAAGGACGCGACAAACGGCGAAACGCCTCGGGGAGCTGTAAGTGAGCATTGATCCGGGGGTATCCGAATGGGGAAACCCGCTAGTGGTTATACGCTAGCACCATATGGTGAATACATAGCCATATAGGAGACAGACCCAGGGAACTGAAACATCTAAGTACCTGGAGGAAAAGAAAGAAAAATCGATTCCCGTAGTAGCGGCGAGCGAAGTGGGAAGAGCCCAAACCGGATTTATCCGGGGTTGTAGGACCTTCATAATTGACAAATCATGATAGCCGAATGGTCTGGGAAGGCCAACCGTAGGGGGTGAGAGTCCCGTAGGTGAAATTGTGAGATGCATGGAAGGAATCCTGAGTACGGCGGGACACGTGGAATCCCGTCGGAATCAACGAGGACCATCTCGTAAGGCTAAATACTACCTAGTGACCGATAGTGAACCAGTACCGTGAGGGAAAGGTGAAAAGAACCCCGGAAGGGGAGTGAAAGAGAACCTGAAACCGTGTGCCTACAAATAGTCAGAGCCCGTTAATGGGTGATGGCGTGCCTTTTGTAGAATGAACCGGCGAGTTACGATATCGTGCGAGGTTAAGCAGAAGATGCGGAGCCGTAGCGAAAGCGAGTCTGAATAGGGCGAAGAGTACGATGTTGTAGACCCGAAACCGTGTGAGCTAGCCATGAGCAGGCTGAAGGTCAGGTAACACTGACTGGAGGGCCGAACCAGGGCACGTTGAAAAGTGCTTGGATGACTTGTGGCTAGGGGTGAAATTCCAATCGAACACGGATATAGCTGGTTCTCTCCGAAATAGCTTTAGGGCTAGCCTCGATGTTAAGTCTACTGGAGGTAGAGCACTGAATGGGTGATGGCCCCACCTCGGGGTACTGATCTCAATCAAACTCCGAATGCCAGATAGATATAATCGGGAGTCAGACTGTGGGTGATAAGGTCCATGGTCAAAAGGGAAAGAGCCCAGACCGCCAGCTAAGGCCCCCAAGTGTCCGTTAAGTGGAAAAGGATGTGGAGATGCACAGACAACTAGGAGGTTGGCTTAGAAGCAGCCATCCTTTAAAGAGTGCGTAATAGCTCACTAGTCGAGTGACTCTGCGCCGAAAATGTACCGGGGCTAAACGGACCGCCGAAGCTGCGGATTGACTTTAGAGTCAGTGGTAGGAGAGCGTTCTAACAGCGGTGAAGCAGTACCGGAAGGAGCTGTGGAGCGGTTAGAAGTGAGAATGCCGGTGTGAGTAGCGAAAGATAGGTGAGAATCCTATCCATCGAAAGCCTAAGGTTTCCAGGGGAAGGCTCGTCCGCCCTGGGTAAGTCGGGACCTAAGGTGAGGCCGAAAGGCGTAGCCGATGGACAACAGGTTGATATTCCTGTACCACTTATTAAACTGATGGAGTGACGGAGAAGGCTAAGTTGAGCGTGTGATTGGATTCACGTGTAAGCAGTGAGGTGGTCATGTAGGCAAATCCGCATGGCATAACATTGAGCTGTGATGCCGAAGCCGAATGGCGAAGTCAACTGACGTCACGCTTCCAAGAAAAGCTTCTAGGGTTAATTTAATAAGTGCCCGTACCGATAACCGACACAGGTAGGCGAGGAGAGAATCCTAAGATGAGCGAGAGAACTCTTGTTAAGGAACTCGGCAAAATGACCCCGTAACTTCGGGAGAAGGGGTGCTTGTGAAAGCAAGCCGCAGTGAATAGGCCCAGGCGACTGTTTATCAAAAACACAGGTCTCTGCTAAACCGCAAGGTGATGTATAGGGGCTGACGCCTGCCCGGTGCTGGAAGGTTAAGAGGAGAGGTTAGCGCAAGCGAAGCTTTGAATTGAAGCCCCAGTAAACGGCGGCCGTAACTATAACGGTCCTAAGGTAGCGAAATTCCTTGTCGGGTAAGTTCCGACCCGCACGAAAGGCGTAACGATCTGGGCGCTGTCTCAACAAGAGACTCGGTGAAATCATAGTACCTGTGAAGATGCAGGTTACCCGCGACAGGACGGAAAGACCCCGTGGAGCTTTACTGTAGCTTGATATTGAGCACTGGTGGCACATGTACAGGATAGGTAGGAGACGAAGAAACCAGGACGCCAGTCTTGGTGGAGTCGCTGTTGGGATACTACCCTTGTGTCACTGGGGTTCTAACCCGTGGCCCTTATCGGGTCAGGGAACAGTGTCAGGTGGGCAGTTTGACTGGGGCGGTCGCCTCCCAAAGAGTAACGGAGGCGCCCAAAGGTTCCCTCAGAATGGTTGGAAATCATTCGAAGAGTGTAAAGGCAGAAGGGAGCTTGACTGCGAGACCTACAAGTCGAGCAGGGACGAAAGTCGGGCTTAGTGATCCGGCGGTACCGAATGGAAGGGCCGTCGCTCAACGGATAAAAGCTACCCCGGGGATAACAGGCTGATCTCCCCCAAGAGTTCACATCGACGGGGAGGTTTGGCACCTCGATGTCGGCTCATCGCATCCTGGGGCTGTAGTCGGTCCCAAGGGTTGGGCTGTTCGCCCATTAAAGCGGTACGCGAGCTGGGTTCAGAACGTCGTGAGACAGTTCGGTCCCTATCCGTCGTGGGCGTAGGAAATTTGAGAGGAGCTGTCCTTAGTACGAGAGGACCGGGATGGACACACCGCTGGTGTACCAGTTGTTCTGCCAGGAGCATAGCTGGGTAGCTACGTGTGGACGGGATAAACGCTGAAAGCATCTAAGCGTGAAGCCCCCCTCAAGATGAGATTTCCCATTCGAAAGAAGTAAGATCCCTTGAAGACGACGAGGTTGATAGGTCAGGAGTGGAAGTGTGGTGACACATGGAGCGGACTGATACTAATCGATCGAGGACTTAACCAAAGAAACTGAAGAAGATATCTAGTTTTGGAAGATTAACAACATCTTTCAATGGTCTAGTGATGATGGCAAGGAGGGCACACCTGTTCCCATACCGAACACAGAAGTTAAGCTCCTTAGCGCCGAGGGTAGTACGCAAGTGCGAGAGTAGGACGTCGCTGGGCCAAACCTATATGCGGGTGTAGTTTAATGGTAGAACTTCAGCCTTCCAAGCTGACTGTGAGAGTTCGATTCTCTTCACCCGCTCCAATTCGAATAGTCGCACTCTTAGAGTGCTTTTTTTGTGTTTATAGATAGAACCTCTACCAGGTTTATTACATATAGTATCTCGTAATAAACTAAAGGTAGGGATAAAACATGAACTTTTTAGCTATTCTACTATTCTCTGCATCTGCTACTTGCGATAGTCTTATTATAGGTTTGAGCTATGGTGCAAGAAAAATAAAAATTTGTTTTACAAGTAATTTAATTGTTGGTCTCATTTCTTGCCTGGGTACTATGCTAGGTATGTATATAGGTAATATATTTAATGGTTTTTTGATTGGTTCAATTACGCAATGGATAGGGAGTGCACTGTTATTTTTATTTGGATTTTATATGTTTTATCAGGCCCTATATAAGCAAATAAAAGCTAATAGTGATGTGAAGATTATTAATGATGCTGCTGATTTAGCAGAGAATTTTGATAAGGACCATTCAAAATCTATTGATATTAGAGAAGCTTGTATGTTAGGTTTATTTTTATGTTTGAATAATTTGGGTTTAGGTATTGGTGCTGCTTTAACAGGGCTTAATATTTATATTACATCAGTAACTTGTTTAATTTTAAGTATCTTATTTATTGAATTTGGATGTCGTTTAACATATAATTTTTTAAGTTACAGTACTGTGAAGTATGCAGAGTATATTGCTAGTGTGATTATTATGTTACTGGCTATTTACCAATTGTTCTTTTAGTTTAGGTCAGGATACAAAAGGATGAAGCGTAGTCTTCATCCTTTTGTATTTTATTGTCGTATTAGTACTAATCTGTTTACTGAGATATGTTATAATAAAGTTAGAATAAACTTTCTAATTTATTAAGATATTTATGATAAAATTTATCCATAATAATTCATAATCTTTATTTAGAACTTATAGGTGATAGTATGACATATATAATTAAAACAAATTCTGTTGAAGAAACTCAGTTACTTGCTGAGAAGATTGGTGGTTGGGTTCAACCTGGTATGATTTTGACTTTAGAAGGTGATCTTGGTGCAGGGAAGACAACTTTTACGAAGGGATTTGCAAAAGGTCTTGATATTAAACGAAATGTAAATAGCCCGACGTTTACCATTATTAAGGAATACCAAGGACGTTTACCACTTTATCATATGGATGTGTATCGTTTAGAAAATGGTGCTGAGGATATGGGATTAGATGATTACTTATTTGGTGATGGTGTTTGTGTTGTTGAGTGGGCTAGTATGATTGAAGATATCCTTCCTAAAGAACGTCTAGATATTAAAGTATATCGTGAAGGTGAGAACGATCGCCGTATTGAATTAACTCCTGTAGGGGAATTTTATGAATCAATTCGTGAGGTGTTATAAAAATGTTTGTTTTAGCTATTGATACATCAAATACTACTTTATCGGTTGCTCTTGTTGAGAATAATGAGATATTAATTGAAGTCGTTGAGGCTACTAAAAATGATCATTCAAAGCGTTTGATGCCGACGATTGAAGCCTTATTTAAAAAAGTTAATCGTACCCCTAAAGAGCTTGACTTAATTGCTGTTGCAGAGGGGCCAGGTTCATATACGGGTGTTCGTATTGGAGTGACTGTTGCTAAGACGTTAGCGTGGACATTAAATAAACCGTTAGTAGGTGTTTCTAGTTTAGAAATTTTAGCTCGTAATATCAAAGAAGACGCGTACATTATTCCTTTATTTGACGCGCGTCGTCAAACGGTGTTTGCTGGAGTTTATGAAGGAGCGTCATCGAATGTCGTTATTTCAGATGGACACTATGAATTACAAGGTTTATTAGACAATTTATCAAAAAGTGAGAAAAAAATGTATTTCCTTGGTAATGATGTTGCAAGGTACTGGGATTTAATTGAGTCTGTTCTAGGTGATAAGGTAATTAAGGTGGAAGATGAAAATTTAAATATGCCACATGCCTCTGTTTTAGCAAATTTAGCATTAGAAAAGACTCCTGTAGATAATATTCATCATTTTACGCCGAAGTATCATCGTTTACCAGAAGCAGAAATGAATTGGATGTTAGAACAAAAAAATAAGGGATTATAATGATGAATATTCGTTTAATGAGAGAAGAAGATTTATTTCAGGTTACATCGTTACATGATGTATTATTTAAACAATCTTTTAATTTTGAAGATTATGTGCAAGAGAAGATGTTTCATTATGGGATTGTTATTGAAATCGATCATCAAATTGTTGGTTATTTAGTAGGTCAGATTATTTTTGAAATGTCAGATTTATATTATGTTGCTGTAAATCCTGATTACCGATCAAAAGGTTATGGAAGATTGCTTGTTGAACAATTTATCCAAGATGCGTGTAAAAACGAAGGTGATACGATGTCATTAGAAGTTCGTATGAGTAATCACACAGCGATTCGTTTATATGAGAAGTGTGGGTTCATTTCGGTTGGAACTCGTGCAAGGTATTATGCAGATGGTGAAGATGCATTATTAATGACTCGTAATTTTAGATAGAAGTTGGTGATAGTCATGGAAAAAGATATTTTAGTATTAGCGGTTGAGAGTAGCTGTGATGAGACGAGTGTTGCGGTTATTAAAAATGGAACTGAGATTTTATCGAATGTAGTTGCATCTCAGATTGAGAGTCATAAACGTTTTGGTGGGGTTGTTCCTGAGGTGGCAAGTCGTCATCATGTTGAGAGTGTGACGCTTGTTTTTGAAGAGGCTTTAAAGGTAGCAAATGTAACTTGGGATGATATTGATGCGATTACGGTGACCGAGGGGCCAGGTTTAATTGGATCATTATTAATTGGGATTAATGCAGCAAAAGCTTTAGCATTTGCTCATGATATTCCATTAGTTGGTGTGCATCATATTGCGGGGCATATTTATGCGAATCAATTAGTGGAACCTTTAGAGTTTCCATTGTTAGCATTAGTCGTTTCAGGTGGCCATACGGAGTTAGTTTATATGAAGGATCACTATCAGTTTGAAGTGATTGGTGAGACGTTAGATGATGCAGTAGGAGAGGCTTATGATAAGGTGGCTCGTACGTTAAGTTTACCGTATCCAGGTGGTCCACATATTGACCGTTTAGCCGCTGTTGGTGAAGATACTTATAAGTTACCTCGTGTTTGGTTAGATAAAGAGTCTTACGATTTTAGTTTCTCTGGGTTAAAATCAGCAGTTATTAATACCGTACATAATGCAAAACAACGTGGTGAGGAGATTGTTCCTGAAAATTTAGCGGCAAGTTTCCAAGCGAGCGTGGTGGAAGTTCTTGTGGAAAAAACGATGCGTGCGGCACGTGAATATAACGTAAAACAAATTATTGTCGCTGGTGGAGTATCAGCCAATAAAGGACTTCGTAAAGGTTTAGAAGAAGCTGTTGCGAAAGATGGCCATATTAAATTAACGGTTCCTCCATTATCACTTTGTACAGATAATGCAGCGATGATTGGTGCTGCAGGAACGATGGCTTATTTAAAAGGGCATCGTAGTGGAATGGATATGAATGGATTATCAGGAATGGAGTTAACTTCATTATAAAAAAGTAGCCGTAAGGCTACTTTTTTATAGTTGTTGTAGAAATTTTTTTGTATAGGCTAGTCTTTCTTCGCCTATTTCTTTCCCAATTGTGGTGAAAAATTCGAATTTATTTTGTCGAATATTATCAAAGAGTTGGTGTTGTGTTCCTTCGAGTGAAAGTGCTCTAGCTATTTCTGGAGCTCCAATCTGTTCTAAGGTATAGAGGTCATGAACGATTTTTTCTTCTTCTGTCAGAGGTGAGTGTAATTGACGTTCTAAGCTATAAAGACCATCTTTTATTTGATCAGGATCCCAATTTAAGGAGACAAGTTGTGATAAAGTTTGTGCCATAAATTTAGAATCTGTTTGAAGTTTAGTGAGTAATCCAGAGAAGGTTGCTAGGAAATAAAGTTTAGAAAGGTTTAATGTTTTGGTGTCAAAGAAATTAAGATTTTTGACGATACAGTTAAGAGATTCAGGTTGTGGATAGTAAGGAATTACATAAGTGAGATAATCTTGGAGATTTGTACTAGGGATACGTTTGATTCGTCCAAAAAGATGAACATCGTGATAAGTTCCGTTTTGATAGTAGGCTTGGCGACGTGTGCCTTCATGTTCAAAGTTGAGTGATTGGAGTAGTTTTTGGCTAGGTGTATTATAATCATATATTTCTGATTCGATTCGATGAACACCTTGGTTAAATAAGGTAGTTATTAATGTTTCAAGTGCTTCTTTCATGTAACCTTGCCCTCGGTGTGAGCCGAGCCCAAATCTAAGCCAGGCACAAGTTGCATGTTCATCTAACCAATTGATACGGATATATCCGATAGGCTCATTGGTTTCATTGATTACGAGAATGTAGTAGGGGTCATGATTGTTAGTAATATCTGTTTGTTCAGTTTCTGTGGTGAACTCTTTTTGACCTGTGGACATCTCTTGCAGATCAGGATCATTCTTCCATTGGGCTAGAAGTTTTGCATCAGTAATTTCAACGTTTCTTAAGGTTAGTCTTTTTGTTTTCATAGTATTCCTCCATTTTATGAATGTCAACAGAACACTCGTGACTTTAGTCATGGGAGGTTCAAGTGATGTTTAAGTATATGAAAAAGCTCTATCTTATATGAGATAGAGCTAGAGATTTTATTGGTAGGCGATTTGATTAACTCCCCCTTCGTTGTGTTTAATCTGATTTGCCTAGCTAGTGAACAAGATTTTTTGACTCTTTTTTTGAAAATTCCTCCTTTTGTTACATGATATTCACTACATATTGTGGATATTCAAAAAGTCGTCCATTTGGACGACTTTTTTATGATAAGCTTAATTCTTCCCAAGTTTCCATAGATTCCATGATTAACTCTTCAAGTTCTTCGATTCGAGCTTGAACCTGTGCTGATTTTTGTGTGTCCAGGTAGACTTCTTCTTGGAAAAGCTCAGCTTTTTTATATTCAAGTTCTTCTTCATAGGCGGCGATTTTTGATTCGATGTCCTCTAGTTGACGTTTACGCTGTTGTTCTAATCGTCGCTGTTCTTTTTGTTTTTGGTAATCTGTTACATTGTTAGTTGTTGTTGTATTTGACTCCTCAGCTAATTTAGCTGCTTCTAGCTCAGCCAATTGTTGTTTCTTCTCCATATAATCTGAGTAGTTTCCTAAGTATGATACTACACCATGTGGAGTAACTTCTAAAATGCGGGTTGCGATTTTATCGATGAAGTAACGGTCATGGGAGATGAAGAAGACTGTTCCTTCATAGTCTTCTAGTGAAAGTTCTAGCATTTCTTTACTATCAATATCTAAGTGATTAGTTGGCTCATCTAGAAGTAAGAAGTTATTTTTTTGAAGCATGAGTTTACAAAGTGTTAGTCGAACCTTTTCACCACCAGACAGTTGGTTAACTGTCTTAAAGACGTCATCTCCTGTAAACAGGAAGTTTCCAAGTAATGTACGAATATCTTTTTCTAGTCGCGTCGGGAAGTAGTTCCAAACTTCATTTAAGACGGTGTTATTAGAAGTTAGGTTTGCTTGCTCTTGATCAAAGTATCCCATGTCTAGGCTTTTACCGTAGTAAACTTCTCCCCCTAACTTTGGTAAGTCACCTGCTACTGTTTTAAGGATGGTAGATTTTCCGATTCCATTTGGCCCAATTAAAGCCACACGATCTAGACGATTAATTTGGAAGTCTAGATGATCTGAGATGATTTGATCTGGGTATCCAACTGTTAAATCTTCTACTTTTAGGACGTCATTTCCGCTTCGGCGGTCAATTTCAAATGTAATACCGATTGATTTATCGTTGATTTTAGGGATTTCAATACGCTCCATTTTATCTAATAGCTTACGGCGTGATTGAGCACGTTTTGTTGTTGAGGCACGGACGATGTTTCGACTAATGAAGTCTTCCATTTTTGAAATCTCTTTTTGTTGTTTTTCGTATTGCTTCATGAGGGATGCATAGGAAACTGCCTTTTGATCTATATAATCTGAGTAGTTTCCTTTGTACTTCGTACATTTTCGATACTCAATTTCATAGACCGTTGTTGCAATCTGATCGATAAAATAGCGGTCATGTGAGACGATAACTACGGCACCTGAATATTTTTTTAGGTATCCTTCCAACCATTCGATTGTATCGATGTCTAAGTGGTTAGTAGGCTCATCGAGAATTAGAACATCTGGTTTTTGAAGAAGGAGTTTGGCAAGAGCCAATCTTGTTTTTTGTCCTCCACTTAAGTTTGAGATTTTTTGGTCAAAGCCAATCTCATTGAATTTAAATCGATTGAGAATATTATTGATTTCAGATTCGTAAGTATAACCACTCATTAATTCAAAGCGATGATTTAAGTTTTGATATTGTTCAATAATTCTTAAGTATTGTTCGCTGCTTGGGTCTTCTTCAGCCATTTTAAGGCTTAGCTCTTCAAGCTGGCCTTTTAGTTTGATTGTTTCAGCGAAGACGCTTAACATTTCATTATAGATGGTGTCATTTGAATTAACGTGGCTTGATTGGGCAAAATAGCCTAGGACGACACTTTGTGGCTTGTGGATTTCTCCACTATCGAAGTCGATTTCATCAGCAATCATTTTTAATAGTGTTGATTTACCGGCACCATTACGTCCAACAACGGCAATACGCTCCCCTTTTTTGACTTCAAATTGCACATTTTC is a window from the Turicibacter bilis genome containing:
- the tsaB gene encoding tRNA (adenosine(37)-N6)-threonylcarbamoyltransferase complex dimerization subunit type 1 TsaB produces the protein MFVLAIDTSNTTLSVALVENNEILIEVVEATKNDHSKRLMPTIEALFKKVNRTPKELDLIAVAEGPGSYTGVRIGVTVAKTLAWTLNKPLVGVSSLEILARNIKEDAYIIPLFDARRQTVFAGVYEGASSNVVISDGHYELQGLLDNLSKSEKKMYFLGNDVARYWDLIESVLGDKVIKVEDENLNMPHASVLANLALEKTPVDNIHHFTPKYHRLPEAEMNWMLEQKNKGL
- a CDS encoding ABC-F family ATP-binding cassette domain-containing protein, with translation MILLQTSKLTKLYSGTPILENVQFEVKKGERIAVVGRNGAGKSTLLKMIADEIDFDSGEIHKPQSVVLGYFAQSSHVNSNDTIYNEMLSVFAETIKLKGQLEELSLKMAEEDPSSEQYLRIIEQYQNLNHRFELMSGYTYESEINNILNRFKFNEIGFDQKISNLSGGQKTRLALAKLLLQKPDVLILDEPTNHLDIDTIEWLEGYLKKYSGAVVIVSHDRYFIDQIATTVYEIEYRKCTKYKGNYSDYIDQKAVSYASLMKQYEKQQKEISKMEDFISRNIVRASTTKRAQSRRKLLDKMERIEIPKINDKSIGITFEIDRRSGNDVLKVEDLTVGYPDQIISDHLDFQINRLDRVALIGPNGIGKSTILKTVAGDLPKLGGEVYYGKSLDMGYFDQEQANLTSNNTVLNEVWNYFPTRLEKDIRTLLGNFLFTGDDVFKTVNQLSGGEKVRLTLCKLMLQKNNFLLLDEPTNHLDIDSKEMLELSLEDYEGTVFFISHDRYFIDKIATRILEVTPHGVVSYLGNYSDYMEKKQQLAELEAAKLAEESNTTTTNNVTDYQKQKEQRRLEQQRKRQLEDIESKIAAYEEELEYKKAELFQEEVYLDTQKSAQVQARIEELEELIMESMETWEELSLS
- the tsaE gene encoding tRNA (adenosine(37)-N6)-threonylcarbamoyltransferase complex ATPase subunit type 1 TsaE; this translates as MTYIIKTNSVEETQLLAEKIGGWVQPGMILTLEGDLGAGKTTFTKGFAKGLDIKRNVNSPTFTIIKEYQGRLPLYHMDVYRLENGAEDMGLDDYLFGDGVCVVEWASMIEDILPKERLDIKVYREGENDRRIELTPVGEFYESIREVL
- the ytaF gene encoding sporulation membrane protein YtaF produces the protein MNFLAILLFSASATCDSLIIGLSYGARKIKICFTSNLIVGLISCLGTMLGMYIGNIFNGFLIGSITQWIGSALLFLFGFYMFYQALYKQIKANSDVKIINDAADLAENFDKDHSKSIDIREACMLGLFLCLNNLGLGIGAALTGLNIYITSVTCLILSILFIEFGCRLTYNFLSYSTVKYAEYIASVIIMLLAIYQLFF
- the tsaD gene encoding tRNA (adenosine(37)-N6)-threonylcarbamoyltransferase complex transferase subunit TsaD, with protein sequence MEKDILVLAVESSCDETSVAVIKNGTEILSNVVASQIESHKRFGGVVPEVASRHHVESVTLVFEEALKVANVTWDDIDAITVTEGPGLIGSLLIGINAAKALAFAHDIPLVGVHHIAGHIYANQLVEPLEFPLLALVVSGGHTELVYMKDHYQFEVIGETLDDAVGEAYDKVARTLSLPYPGGPHIDRLAAVGEDTYKLPRVWLDKESYDFSFSGLKSAVINTVHNAKQRGEEIVPENLAASFQASVVEVLVEKTMRAAREYNVKQIIVAGGVSANKGLRKGLEEAVAKDGHIKLTVPPLSLCTDNAAMIGAAGTMAYLKGHRSGMDMNGLSGMELTSL
- the rimI gene encoding ribosomal protein S18-alanine N-acetyltransferase — encoded protein: MNIRLMREEDLFQVTSLHDVLFKQSFNFEDYVQEKMFHYGIVIEIDHQIVGYLVGQIIFEMSDLYYVAVNPDYRSKGYGRLLVEQFIQDACKNEGDTMSLEVRMSNHTAIRLYEKCGFISVGTRARYYADGEDALLMTRNFR
- a CDS encoding GNAT family N-acetyltransferase, with translation MKTKRLTLRNVEITDAKLLAQWKNDPDLQEMSTGQKEFTTETEQTDITNNHDPYYILVINETNEPIGYIRINWLDEHATCAWLRFGLGSHRGQGYMKEALETLITTLFNQGVHRIESEIYDYNTPSQKLLQSLNFEHEGTRRQAYYQNGTYHDVHLFGRIKRIPSTNLQDYLTYVIPYYPQPESLNCIVKNLNFFDTKTLNLSKLYFLATFSGLLTKLQTDSKFMAQTLSQLVSLNWDPDQIKDGLYSLERQLHSPLTEEEKIVHDLYTLEQIGAPEIARALSLEGTQHQLFDNIRQNKFEFFTTIGKEIGEERLAYTKKFLQQL